The following are encoded together in the Gordonia insulae genome:
- the dnaJ gene encoding molecular chaperone DnaJ, translated as MARDYYGILGVAKGATDQEIKRAYRKKARELHPDVNPGEEERFKEVSAAYEVLTDPEKRRIVDAGGDPLAGAGAGGFAGGGFAGGGLGDVFEAFFGSGGGGFGGGGFGSGRGPRSRVQPGEPALVAVELDLEECASGVNKEITVDTAILCDLCKGAGTSGDSKPISCDTCKGAGEIQAVQRSFLGQVMTVRECPTCHGVGEIIPDPCRKCGGDGRVRSRRTMTVKIPAGIENGMRVRLSGQGEVGAGGGPAGDLYVEVGERQHDVFVRDKDDLHCTIRVPIADAALGGEIEVDTILGGTARVTINPGTQPGQVVRVRGQGMPHLNTGVRGNLHAHLDVVVPTKLDAAQTEALRQYRDASEDHVEVVSSAGAAAGGLFSRLRNAFAGR; from the coding sequence GTGGCACGTGATTACTACGGAATCCTGGGTGTGGCCAAAGGCGCCACCGACCAGGAGATCAAGCGCGCTTATCGCAAGAAGGCGCGTGAGTTGCATCCTGACGTCAATCCGGGCGAAGAGGAACGGTTCAAAGAGGTCAGCGCCGCCTACGAGGTGCTGACGGATCCCGAGAAGCGTCGCATCGTCGACGCCGGCGGCGATCCACTCGCCGGTGCCGGGGCGGGCGGCTTCGCCGGAGGTGGATTCGCCGGTGGCGGCCTCGGCGATGTGTTCGAGGCGTTCTTCGGCTCCGGTGGCGGCGGCTTCGGTGGCGGCGGTTTCGGTTCGGGCCGCGGACCGCGTAGTCGGGTCCAGCCCGGTGAGCCGGCGCTCGTCGCGGTCGAGCTCGATCTCGAGGAATGCGCCTCCGGCGTCAACAAGGAGATCACCGTCGACACCGCGATCCTGTGCGACCTGTGCAAGGGCGCCGGGACCAGTGGGGATTCGAAGCCGATCAGCTGCGACACCTGTAAGGGTGCCGGCGAGATCCAGGCCGTGCAGCGGTCGTTCCTCGGTCAGGTGATGACCGTCCGTGAATGCCCGACGTGCCACGGCGTGGGCGAGATCATCCCCGACCCGTGCCGCAAGTGCGGCGGCGACGGCCGGGTGCGGTCGCGTCGCACGATGACCGTGAAGATCCCGGCCGGTATCGAGAACGGGATGCGTGTGCGCCTCTCCGGACAGGGCGAGGTCGGGGCAGGCGGAGGACCCGCCGGCGACCTGTACGTCGAGGTCGGCGAACGCCAGCACGATGTGTTCGTGCGTGACAAGGACGACCTGCACTGCACGATCCGTGTGCCGATCGCCGACGCCGCCCTCGGTGGCGAGATCGAGGTCGACACCATCCTCGGTGGCACGGCGCGCGTCACCATCAACCCCGGGACCCAACCCGGACAGGTGGTCAGGGTGCGGGGCCAGGGCATGCCGCACCTCAACACAGGGGTTCGCGGCAACCTGCACGCACACCTCGACGTCGTGGTGCCGACCAAGCTCGACGCAGCACAGACCGAAGCGCTCCGTCAGTACCGTGACGCGTCCGAGGATCACGTCGAGGTGGTCTCGTCGGCGGGCGCTGCAGCAGGTGGGCTCTTCTCGCGTCTGCGCAACGCCTTCGCCGGGCGCTGA
- a CDS encoding 16S rRNA (uracil(1498)-N(3))-methyltransferase produces the protein MSPPLFWLDEVPRAGSDVTLTGPEGRHAVTVTRLAVGEELTLADGHGSTAHCEVTAITAKDTLVAHAHTYAYAEPPRPRVTVVQALPKSERSELAVDLATEAGADRIVPWQAARCVARWSGKSEKGIAKWTAAASAAAKQSRRSWIPEIAPLASTTDVRAMCADVIASGGIVAVLHEHGTTPLRDLALADAGEVVLVVGPEGGLDDTEIADLTALGATSVILGPEVLRTSTAAAVALGAIGVLTDRWTTP, from the coding sequence GTGAGTCCACCTCTGTTCTGGCTCGACGAGGTCCCGCGCGCCGGATCCGACGTCACCCTCACCGGGCCGGAAGGCCGCCACGCGGTGACCGTCACACGCCTCGCCGTGGGCGAGGAACTGACCCTCGCCGACGGGCACGGTTCGACGGCCCACTGCGAGGTCACCGCCATCACCGCGAAGGACACGCTGGTCGCGCACGCCCACACCTACGCCTACGCCGAACCGCCACGCCCACGTGTGACGGTGGTGCAGGCGCTGCCCAAGTCCGAACGTTCGGAACTCGCCGTCGACCTGGCCACCGAGGCCGGTGCCGATCGGATCGTGCCCTGGCAGGCCGCGCGTTGCGTGGCACGGTGGTCCGGGAAATCCGAGAAGGGCATCGCGAAGTGGACGGCCGCAGCGTCGGCAGCTGCGAAACAGAGCCGGCGCTCCTGGATTCCGGAGATCGCGCCGCTGGCGTCGACCACGGATGTCCGCGCCATGTGCGCCGACGTCATCGCGTCCGGGGGGATCGTCGCGGTTCTCCACGAACACGGCACCACCCCACTGCGCGATCTCGCGCTCGCCGACGCCGGGGAGGTGGTCTTGGTGGTCGGCCCCGAGGGTGGCCTCGACGACACGGAGATCGCCGACCTCACGGCGCTCGGTGCGACGTCGGTGATCCTGGGACCCGAGGTGCTGCGCACCTCGACCGCGGCCGCTGTCGCGTTGGGTGCGATCGGCGTGCTGACCGACCGGTGGACCACCCCATGA
- a CDS encoding alpha/beta hydrolase family protein — MVKKCAVHRTKIEYGSAPSQFGHVYHPVDGVASDASVRPVVLIHGGYWTTEFGLTIETAIARLFAERGAVVWNIEYRRVGEPGGGWPTTGRDVVAAIRALDGPVPAALPAEVAERVDWGSVAVVGHSAGGQLAVWSVSQLRARTDTCAISTVIAQSAALDLEAGADRPSIRGLMGRPADEIPHRYRDASPLCQEPFEAHVVALHAADDTAIPVESSRRYVEAVTARGQSAELIVVPGEGHDAFVDPRSASTRQTVRLLGL; from the coding sequence ATGGTGAAGAAGTGTGCGGTGCATCGCACCAAGATCGAATACGGCAGTGCGCCATCACAATTCGGCCATGTCTATCACCCGGTCGATGGAGTTGCGTCGGATGCGTCGGTGCGGCCCGTGGTGCTCATCCACGGTGGGTACTGGACGACGGAGTTCGGGCTCACCATCGAGACCGCGATCGCGCGGCTGTTCGCAGAGCGCGGCGCGGTGGTGTGGAACATCGAGTACCGGCGCGTCGGCGAGCCGGGTGGGGGATGGCCGACGACGGGACGCGACGTCGTCGCGGCCATCCGTGCGCTCGACGGTCCGGTGCCCGCGGCGCTGCCTGCCGAGGTCGCCGAGCGGGTCGACTGGGGTTCCGTGGCCGTCGTCGGGCATTCCGCCGGTGGTCAACTCGCCGTATGGTCGGTGTCCCAACTGCGGGCGCGCACCGACACGTGTGCGATCTCGACGGTCATCGCACAGTCGGCGGCCCTGGATCTGGAGGCGGGCGCGGACCGTCCGTCGATCCGCGGACTGATGGGCCGGCCGGCCGACGAGATCCCGCACCGCTACCGCGACGCGTCCCCACTGTGCCAGGAGCCGTTCGAGGCGCATGTCGTCGCGCTGCACGCCGCGGACGACACCGCCATCCCGGTCGAGTCGAGCCGCCGTTACGTCGAGGCCGTGACGGCACGAGGGCAGTCCGCCGAACTGATCGTCGTCCCGGGCGAGGGCCATGACGCCTTCGTCGACCCGCGCAGCGCGTCGACCCGACAGACCGTGCGGCTACTGGGTCTCTGA
- a CDS encoding DUF3089 domain-containing protein, translating to MFGLRLRPVGRLFVAVGATVASLALVICGESTVAAEPSSPTIWLCSPTMASDPCDLPQDTTDLLTGRVSAPPPVTESEKPVDCFFVYGTATNALALNADPVASPEIQAAAKLHGARFNRTCRMFAPVYRQVSLPAGVLVNLGLAEPFAIAYRDVRKAWREYLAQADGRGVIFIADSQGAYQLRKLIREEVDPRPALRSRLAGAFLMGANVTTARGSVVGGDFRNIPVCSRRGEYGCVMAYSSNVVYPPVSAFGNSAVDVTSRASGLPFGPQYQVACTDPAVVSGDHAPVGITVPSEPFPPGLLAGFLAYARFPDAWPTSSSTWTTGRGRGVGSCDEVYGIREYHIRMIRPQPINQLPLLDTHDLDFSFGLDRLVGIAARQAEDWRAHSR from the coding sequence GTGTTTGGCCTCAGATTGCGCCCGGTCGGTCGGCTGTTCGTCGCGGTCGGTGCGACGGTCGCGTCGCTCGCACTCGTGATCTGTGGTGAATCCACGGTCGCCGCCGAGCCGTCCTCGCCGACCATATGGTTGTGCAGTCCGACGATGGCGTCCGACCCGTGCGATCTCCCTCAGGACACCACCGACCTGTTGACCGGTCGGGTGAGCGCGCCACCACCGGTGACGGAATCCGAGAAGCCTGTGGATTGCTTCTTCGTGTACGGGACCGCGACGAATGCACTAGCACTCAACGCGGATCCCGTTGCGTCGCCCGAGATCCAAGCGGCCGCCAAACTGCATGGCGCACGGTTCAACCGGACGTGCCGCATGTTCGCCCCCGTCTACCGGCAGGTGTCGTTGCCGGCCGGGGTGCTCGTCAACCTCGGCTTGGCCGAGCCCTTCGCCATCGCCTATCGCGATGTCCGCAAGGCGTGGCGAGAATATCTCGCCCAGGCGGACGGTCGGGGAGTGATCTTCATCGCCGATTCGCAGGGCGCCTACCAGCTCCGCAAACTCATCCGCGAAGAAGTCGATCCCCGGCCGGCGCTGCGCAGTCGACTCGCCGGCGCATTCCTGATGGGCGCCAACGTGACAACCGCCAGAGGCAGTGTCGTCGGCGGCGACTTCCGCAACATTCCCGTGTGTAGCCGCCGGGGCGAATACGGCTGCGTGATGGCGTATTCGTCGAACGTCGTCTACCCACCGGTGTCGGCATTCGGCAACAGTGCGGTCGATGTCACGTCGCGGGCGTCGGGATTACCTTTCGGGCCGCAGTACCAGGTCGCCTGCACCGACCCGGCGGTGGTGAGCGGCGACCACGCACCGGTCGGCATCACGGTGCCGAGCGAGCCGTTCCCGCCAGGACTCCTCGCGGGATTTCTGGCCTACGCGAGGTTCCCGGACGCCTGGCCGACGTCGTCCTCGACGTGGACGACCGGCCGCGGTCGCGGGGTGGGTAGCTGCGACGAGGTGTACGGCATCCGCGAATACCACATTCGGATGATCCGACCGCAGCCGATCAACCAGCTGCCGCTGCTGGACACCCACGATCTCGACTTCAGTTTCGGGCTCGACCGGCTCGTCGGAATTGCCGCCAGGCAAGCGGAGGACTGGCGAGCACACTCTCGTTGA